From the genome of Adlercreutzia equolifaciens DSM 19450:
CCGGCTTCAAGACGCGCGGGTGTCTGGCGATGACGGGGTGCGCGAGTGCCACCTGCTCGATGATCGAGGGGCGCACCTTCGATGAGGCGCTGGCGCTCACCATTGAGGATGTGCGGGAGGCCGTGGGTGGCGTTCCCGCCGGGAAGGCGAACACGCTGACGTTCTCCGTGGAAGCGGTGCGGGCGCTCATCGGCGACTTCCTTGCGCGGGAGGGGGCCGGTCTGGCCGAGCTGGACGCGGCGGTGCCCTGCGACTCCTACAGCGTCGCTTGTCTGATGTGCGAGCATTGCTCGCTGCGCGACACGCGCACCGACCTGCTCGTGGCGGCCATGGACGGTGAGTAGCCGTGCGCGAGGAAGACGAGATCCGCGCGGCGGTGATCGCGCTGGCGGAAGCCCAGGCGGCGGGCGAGGACATTGCCGACGCGCTGCCCCATGGCGAGGCCTTGGCCGCTGCGGGCGCGGCGGCCGATGGTGAGGCCGTAGATGACGCCCTCGATCCCGAGCAGGCGCGTGAGGAGGCCATCGCGGC
Proteins encoded in this window:
- a CDS encoding iron-sulfur cluster assembly scaffold protein, coding for MSEGRDIYHEPKQKVLLRTADVYQTEVDDEVAGYSDKLLAIVADYHNGGRPEGMNAQAMVGKSKRGEVAFRLFGRINPETRVIEAAGFKTRGCLAMTGCASATCSMIEGRTFDEALALTIEDVREAVGGVPAGKANTLTFSVEAVRALIGDFLAREGAGLAELDAAVPCDSYSVACLMCEHCSLRDTRTDLLVAAMDGE